Proteins from a genomic interval of Anaerolineae bacterium:
- a CDS encoding FAD-binding oxidoreductase: MGRIIIPSEEDVPRTADVVVIGGGILGTATAFYASRAGLKTLVVEKRDGLATLTTTASEECFRAQFTEPENVAMMKASIEVFEHFAEHIGIPGYDISLHQQGYLFLTNRPDGPVTLRRLVERYRQAGLDDVELLDEREVRKRFPWVSEDVTAATFRARDGWLSAHELTYGFAKGSSAIFLLRTEATGILLDAQGVCGVQTSRGLITTRNVVIAAGPFSGVVARMAGVELPLLIVRRQKAVIGHDDLIPQDAPMTIDINSGAYWRPEVGGAALGWAIDEDPTPPMDSVPVDWEFAAIVLNQVKLLAPFWERVIARLTRDNVYISAGQYTITPDSKPILGPHPEIAGLHFNLGYSGHGVMGSPEGSRMVVDMMLGRMRVEECPFRYTRFAEGAGRPSAEKLVI; the protein is encoded by the coding sequence CCCGCGCCGGCCTGAAGACCCTGGTGGTGGAGAAGCGCGATGGGCTGGCGACGCTGACGACCACAGCCTCCGAGGAATGTTTTCGGGCGCAGTTCACCGAGCCGGAAAACGTGGCCATGATGAAGGCCAGCATCGAGGTGTTCGAGCATTTTGCCGAGCATATTGGCATTCCGGGGTATGACATCAGCCTCCATCAACAGGGCTATCTCTTTCTGACCAATCGGCCGGATGGTCCGGTCACCTTGCGCCGGCTGGTGGAACGCTACCGCCAGGCCGGCTTAGATGATGTGGAGCTGTTGGACGAGCGGGAGGTGCGCAAGCGCTTCCCCTGGGTCTCCGAAGACGTTACGGCGGCGACCTTCCGCGCCCGTGACGGATGGCTGTCCGCGCACGAGCTGACCTATGGCTTCGCCAAAGGGAGTTCGGCCATTTTTCTCCTGCGCACGGAGGCGACCGGCATCCTGCTGGACGCGCAAGGGGTGTGCGGTGTGCAGACCAGCCGCGGCCTGATCACGACGCGCAATGTGGTCATCGCCGCCGGCCCATTCTCCGGGGTGGTAGCGCGCATGGCCGGCGTGGAGCTTCCTCTGCTGATCGTGCGCCGGCAGAAGGCGGTGATCGGCCATGACGATCTGATCCCGCAGGATGCGCCCATGACCATTGATATCAACAGCGGCGCCTACTGGCGGCCGGAAGTGGGCGGTGCGGCGCTGGGCTGGGCCATTGATGAGGACCCGACGCCGCCGATGGACTCGGTGCCGGTGGACTGGGAGTTCGCCGCCATCGTGCTCAATCAGGTAAAGCTGTTGGCGCCTTTCTGGGAGCGGGTCATCGCCCGGCTGACCCGCGATAATGTGTATATCAGCGCCGGCCAATATACCATCACGCCCGATTCCAAGCCCATCCTGGGGCCGCATCCCGAGATCGCCGGCCTGCATTTCAACCTGGGGTACAGCGGCCACGGCGTGATGGGGTCGCCCGAGGGCAGCCGCATGGTGGTGGATATGATGCTGGGGCGGATGAGGGTGGAGGAGTGCCCGTTCCGATATACGCGCTTTGCGGAAGGGGCCGGCCGGCCCAGCGCGGAGAAACTGGTGATTTGA